A stretch of DNA from Gimesia chilikensis:
TGCCATTGGGCCCCTGTTTCTGTTTCACATCGCGGCGAGCCGCTTCCTCATTGATGTCCTCGGCTTCGAGGTAATCCATGTTGACGCGAACACCCCACCACTTACTGGGTCCGTACATGCTCTTCTGCCAGTGGAAGCGGAACGTGTTCGTCAGCAGCCATTCCTTGCCGTTACTTTCGTAAGTCAGCATGTCCAGCGGACGGTTACCCGACCCGAGTTCGACGACACTGGTTCCTTTGACCTTGCTGCCGGACTGCAGTTCATCCAGGGGGAACTTGGCAATCGGCGTGCAGGCGAACGCACCGACAATATAGTTCTTACCTTTATTCGAATAAGGTACGAATGACTGGATCGGGGCCTTGGTTTCCCAGCGACGATGAGCCACATGATAGGTTTCGGCACTGAAGATCTCAGCCGAGGTGTCATGCGTCAGCGGCAGCGGGATCGAGTAAATCTTGTTGGCGAATTCTTCGTTCGACTGTGCTGCTGCCAGCAGACGATCACTGGCCAGTGCGACGCCGGTGATGTTGCGAATTTTGGATTTTTCACCGCCGGGGAGTGAGACCTGGATATAGTCGACATTCGACAGATCGAAGTTTTTGACTTTCCCCTGCGCGTCAATCACCAGAATCGCTGGTTGATTGTCGGTCGTGCGTTTGACGGAGAGATAGACTTTACCACTCTGTGAATTGACGGCCATGTCGGCAATGTCGATCTGAGCGGGTTCGACACCCAGGCTGGCCGCTACCGCGACATCAATCTGGGGTACTTTCTGCTCCAGCTTCTGCAGAGGTCCCGCATCGTGAGTATCAATAACTGTAATTGTCGCTTTCGCAGGGTCCGCCACCACCAGCAATCCGCCGGGTCCGAATGTAATTTTTCCCACCGATTTCAAACCGGGGTTTCCGGTCTGCACATCCTTGAGATACTTACTCGCCGCATCTTTGCTCACGCCGGCCTGAAGCGCCGGTCCACTTGAGAGCAGCAACATCAGTGCAACCACACTGAGGCCCGCTTTCATGATTTGCGATCTGATCATCAAACTGATTCCTGAAAAAAGTCACTCGAAATAGTGGGGCTCCTCATCTCTTCCAACGAAATTCAATCGTAATTTCTGAGAATTGAGAGTCAACAACTTTGTAACAGGAAACAGAGTTTATAGCGATTCTTCACATCGGACCGCTCAGGCAGCCCAGTCAAGCAGAACCAGCCGAAACAGGAATCGTCGGGGTTCGTGCTTGACAGAACCGACACATAAACTGTTATAATTATGTTCCTTCCTGAGTTCTGGACGCGCGCAGAACGGGAGTGACTACCAGCTTGAGTCATACGGACAATCAGACCCGATTGTCATCCTCGATCAACGCCTGCCTCTAATCGCGAGAAACCTTCAGCAATGGTCGTTTCCCGTCGTACCATCACCGGCCTGCTGTGCAACTGTCTGATTGTCTGCCTGTACTTCACCACCGTCAGCCATGCTGCAGACTCTCCCGCTGTACAGAAATCTGTTGTTTACGAAGACACCGTCCTGCCGATCTTTCAGAAACACTGCGTCAAATGCCATAGTCAGAAAAACCGCAAAGCGGAATTCGATCTGAGCTCAACCGCCGGCCTGCTTAAGGGGGGCGAATCAGGAGCAGGGCTCGTCGCAGGTCAGCCGGAAGAGAGTCTGCTCTATGATTATCTGCACGAAGAGCTGATGCCCCCTGAAGGGGAGACACCGCTTTCGAAAGCCGAAATCGAAACCGTACGCCTGTGGATCAGCGGCGGACTCAAGTTCAAAGCAGTGCCCCAGTCTGTCGCGGAAACCCGAATTTCGCAGCACGATGTAATTCCGATCCTCTATCGCCGATGTGTGATGTGCCACGGCCCGGAGTATCAGGAAGGGGGACTCGACCTGCGAACCAAGGCAGCCATGCTGACCGGCGGTAACGCAGGTCCTACGGTCATTACAGGTCAGCCCGACGAGAGCCCGTTGGTTAAATATATTGTAGAGAAGACCTGCCCTCCTAAAGCGGAGATCAGCCGCGCCGGAATCGAACCGATGCCCGCCGCGGAACTGGAAACGGTGAAAACCTGGATCGCCGAAGGTCTAAATGAAGATAATAAGAGTGAACCGTTTCGCCTCGACCAGGACCCGCTGGTCACAACGGAGGATCGTCAGTTCTGGTCCTTCCAGCCTCCCCAGCAGGTCACTCCGCCCGCAGTCAAACATCAGCCCCTGGTGAAAAATCCGATCGATGCCTTCCTGCTTCGTAAACTGGAAGCAGCTGATCTCTCCTATGCCCCCGAAGCAGACAAGCGGACGTTGATCCGCCGCGCAACGTATGCCTTAACAGGACTGCCTCCCACACAAGCTGAAGTACAGGCATTTCTCGCGGATGAAAGTCCGGACGCCTATGAAAAACTGGTTGATCGTCTGCTCGCGTCTCCCCGTTATGGTGAGAAGTGGGGTCAGTTCTGGCTCGACCTGGCGGGCTACGCGGATTCCGAGGGAAAACGGAGTGCCGACCTGATCCGCAAATACGCGTATCGCTACCGGGATTATGTGATCCAGTCTTTTGGTGAAGACAAACCTTACGATGTCTTTCTCACCGAACAGCTGGCCGGCGATGAACTGGTCGATCATCAGCACACTGCTGAAGTCACTCCTGAACTGATTGAAAAGCTGGTGGCGACCGGCTTTCTAAGAATGGCGCCCGATGGGACTTCAGCCAACCCGGTGAATCGAGTGACTGACCGTCTGGAAGTCATTTCGGATGAACTCGACGTGCTGTACCGCAGTGTGCTGGGCCTGACGATGAACTGTGCCCGCTGTCACAGTCATAAGTACGATCCGATTCCGCAGCGCGACTATTACCGTTCCATGGCGATCTTTAAGGGAGCCTACGACGAGTACGACTGGATGACGCCGCAGCCTTTCAGCAACCAGTGGAAGCGGGCCCGCAGTCGTCTGTTGACCCTGGTTCCCAAGGAAGAACAGGCCGCCATCGATCAGCACAATGCACCGATCGAAGCCAAAATTGCAGACGTCGAATCGAAACTCAAAGACAAGAAACTGGACAAGTCGGAAAAGAAGAAACTCGACAAAGAGCTTAAGGACTTGAAATCCTCTCTCAAAACCCCGGAAATGATTCGGGCCCTCTGGGACCGGGGGCGTCCTTCGCCGACCTATATCTACCGCCGTGGCGACGAGATGCAACCGACCCGTCCTGTGGAACCGGGGCCGCCGTCCGCGATTGCTGAGGGCATCTCGCCTTATCGCATTGATCCTTCCCTGCAGACCGATGAGAAAACCGGACGCAGACTGGCGTTTGCCCGCTGGTTGACGCAGCCCGACCATCCCTTAACGTCACGGGTGATTGTGAATCGCATCTGGCACAAACATTTTGGTACCGGACTGGTGAAGAGTATCGACAACTTTGGCGCCCTGGGCACGCCTCCCAGCCATCCCGAACTGCTGGACTGGCTGGCGGTCGAATTCGTGCAACAGGGCTGGCAGTTCAAAAAACTGCATCGGCTGATCATGACCTCGCGTGCCTACCGGCAGTCATCTTCAGTCACGCCGGAACTGGAGAAACAGGATCCGGAAAACGAACTGCTTTCCCGTATGCCACTCAGACGACTTGAAGCAGAGGAACTACGCGACGCCCTGATCTTCACTGCCGGTGAACTCGACGAGACGAAATATGGTCAGCCGGTCGCCGTGGAAGTCCGGAAAGATGGTCTGGTAACCGCGAAGCGGAGTAAAGATGGCTGGCGACGCAGCGTTTATGTCCGTCACCGCCGAAAAGAAATGCCGACCTTCCTGGAAGTGTTTGACCTGCCCCAGATGAACCCGAACTGCACCGAACGTAAGATTTCCAACGTCGTTTCCCAGCCCCTGCTGCTGGTCAACAATAAAATGGTACACGAACTGGCGGTCTACTTTGCGGATCGAGTACGGAAGCAGGCGGGAGACGATCCCGCTCAACAGATTAAGCTGGCTTACCAGTTGGCCTACCAGCGTCCCCCTGCTGAGACAGAACTTGCGCTGGCCCTCGACTCGCTGAAGTTACTGAATCCCCCTGCTGATAAAGATTCCGAACAGGACTCCCGTCCTGCTGATGGATTTACTGAATACTGCCACGTGTTGCTCAACTCCGCCGAATTTCTTTACATCGACTGAGAAGACATGACCGTTCCTCCGCTACAAAATGAACTGCTGACTGAACTTTCCCGTCGTCGCTTTTTTGATCGCATGACAGACGGTCTGTGTGGCGTTGCACTGTCTTCCCTGCTGGGGCAGCGGGCCTTCGGAGCAGAAACGCATCGCGCCAAGAATCTTCCAGAGAACCTGCAACCACGACGTCCGCATTTCACTCCCCGCGCCACATCAGTCATTCATCTCTGCATGCAGGGCGGCCCCAGCCAGGTTGACTTGTTCGATCCCAAGCCCGCCTTGAAGAAGTATCACGGACAGACCGCTCCCCGCGAACTGACCGGCAACGCAGTATTCGAAACCGACCGCACCGGGAAACTGATGCAGAGCCCGTTTGAATTCAAGCGGCACGGCAAGTCGGGGGCCTGGGTTTCCAATGCGCTGCCGCACATTGCGCAGGAAGTGGACGAGATGACGATTGTCCGCTCGATGTACAACGTGCATCCCAACCACGAACCGGCCATTTACAAAATGCAATCCGGCCAGACGTTTCCCGGGCATCCGGTGCTCGGTTCCTGGGTCACCTACGGGTTGGGGAATGAAAATCAGAATCTGCCCGCTTACGTGGTGCTCGCTGATCCCACCAATCGACTGCCTGTCAACAACGTGGATAACTGGATGTCGGGTTATCTCTCGCCCCTCTACCAGGGAACGCGAATGAAATCGACGGGCTCTCCGCTGTTAAACCTGGCTCCCGATTACGCTCACGCCGAGCAGGTCAGTCGTAACAAGCAACAGCTGCTAAAACAACTCGACCGCATGCATCAGAAACAACGCCCCGGTCAGCAGGAACTGGAAGCCCGCATACAGAATTACGAGATGGCTGCCAACATGCAGCTCGAAGCGACCGAGACACTCGACCTGGCACAGGAGACGCAGGAAACCCTGGCCATGTATGGCATCGATCAGCAGGAGACTGAAAGTTTCGGCAGACGCTGCCTGCTGGCCCGACGTCTGGTCGAGAAAGGAGTTCGCTTCGTTCAGCTTTATACCCGCACGCAACTCTGGGATAACCATTCCAAAATTGCGAACTCCTTGCAGAGTGCCTGTGGCCAGACCGACCTCCCGGTCGCGGGACTGCTCAAAGACCTGCGTCAGCGGGGACTGCTCGATTCAACGCTGGTCCTCTGGGGTGGTGAGTTCGGACGTCTGCCGACGGCCCAGATCACCAACAACGCCCAGATGAAACTCGCCGGCCGCGATCACGGTCCCTACGGTTTCACAGCCTGGATGGCGGGTGGGGGAGTCAAACGGGGGCTGGTTTACGGCAGCACTGATGAAGTCGGCTACGCTTCCGTGGAGAACCGCGTCAGCATCCAGGACTGGCACGCGACCATTCTGCATCTGCTGGGCATGGATCATGAAAGACTCGTCTACCAGCGTAACGGCCTGGGCGAACGGCTGACGCATCAGTTCGAAACGAATGTGGTCCACGATATCATCGCCTGACCGCATCGCTGTTTTCATCTGCTCTTCTTGAGATCTTCACTGGGGCCCGCTAGCATGAGTCCTGATCTTTTTTCTGGAGTCTCAACTGATGAAATTTGTCTACGCGTTGCTGTTCGCTCTCAATCTGCTGACGGTACTTCCTGCTGAGGAACCTTCCTTTTTAAAGAACGGGGTCACCGCCCACCGCGGCAATTCCGTTGCCTGGCCGGAAAATACCATCCCCGCCTTTGAAAGTGGAATCTTAGCGGGTGCGGACTGGCTGGAACTCGATATCTTTCTCACGAAGGACGGCAAGCTGGTCGTCACGCATGACAAGACCACGAAGCGGGTGGGTGATCAGAACCGGGAAGTAGCCGATTCCACATATGCAGAACTGAAAACGATTGACGTCGCTACCGACTTCCGTCGCAGAAAGCAGCTGACCAAAACAGAATGCCCACCCCAGCGGATGCCGTTGCTCGAAGAAGTACTGTTACTCGTTAAGCAACAGAACAAAACACGTGTTTCGCTGCAGCCCAAGGCCGACTGTGTCAAAGAGGCGGTTGCACTGGTCAAGCGTCTGAAGATGGAGCCCTGGGTCGGTTTCAATGACGGGAACCTGAATTTTATGACCCAGGTCAAACAGCTGGCTCCTGAGATCCCTGTCTTCTGGGATCGTGGCGCGGATACCGATATCGCAGCCGACATCAAGATTGCCAGGCAGCGCGGCTTTGAAGCCCTGGTTCTGCATCACAGCGGGATCACTCCAGAAAAAGTCCAGCAGATTAAAGCCGCCGGCCTCGAACCGGGCGCCTGGACTGTCAACGATCCCGATTTGATGCAGCAACTGCTCAAGCAGGGCGTCGAACGCATTTATACCGACGATCCCAGCCTGCTGCTGGAATTGAAAAATCGGTAACTCCTGCCTCTGAAACAAATTCACCTCGCACTCTCTTCTCATTATGTGATCTTTTCACAGTTTCTCCTTGCACTCCCGCCTGAACTGTGAAACAATCACAGTTCAGTTTGATTTTTTGATGTTCCGTCATGGGAGAGTGTTAAATGGAGCAGCCCAATCAGAATGAGCTGGAGGTTCTGCGCCTGTTGTGGAACAAAGCGCCGCAAAAGCCGGGTGAAATCCAGGAGTCCTTCGGCTGGGAAATCGATAACGGCACCTTGCGCAGCGTGCTGGTGAGCATGGTCGAGCGAGGGATGCTCACGCGTCAGCGCGAAGGCCGGGCGTATCTGTATGCCCCCAAGCTCAAGCGGGAAACGCACCTGCGACAGATGGTACGTCGGCTGGCGGAAGTCTTTACCGGTGGCTCGACCGGACAGCTGTTGATGGAGCTGGCTGAAAAGGAGCGTCTGAATCCCGAAGAACTCAAACAGCTCAAGAAAATTGCCCGCGGCGAAAAGTAAGCGACAATCTGCTACACTGAAACAGACCACAGATTCCCACTCTGAAAGGATCTGCGATGGATATATCTGAGCTACTGCTAAACACACTGCTCCGCCTGACTCTGCTGCTGGCAGTCGGGTGGCTGATTCTGTACTCGCTTTCCGCAGTCAATCCGCGCTGGCCGGTATTCTGGACCCGCTTTCTGTCTGTCGCCTGCCTGCTGTTTCCGCTGGTCTGTTATTTCATACCACCTCTGGGGCTGGCGATCTTACCCCCCGTGGAAACAGAGAGAACAGAAGCCGTTGTCGAGAGTGCCCCCGATATGAAGCCTCCCGCTCTCACTGCCCAGACCGAATCCGTTTCGAAAACCCTGACAAAAGAAACACAAACGACTCTCCTCGTACCGCAAGAATCACCTGCGACGGAGCACAGCAATCCGCTGCCCCTGAAACAGGAACCCGAGATCGCGATATCCTCGAGCACGACGCCCTCCGGCAATGTGGAACCAAAAGAAGTGATTTCTAAAACTCCCCCGATCCCATCTACTACCGCAGTTCACCAGCAACCAGCATCAGACAAGTCTTCCCTGTCAAAAAGCACCTGGCTCGCCCTTGTCTGGCTAGCAGGCATGATGGTTCTCTTAATCAGACTCAGCTGGCAGGTACGCCGGGCAACCGTTCTGCGCAAACATTCTGAGCTGGTCCCCGATCACATACAACAACAGTGTCAGTCCCTGGCAGACCGCCTCAGTATAATAGGCACACCTCGGGTGCGGTACTCGACTGAGATCGAAAGCCCCTGTACTGCGGGCGTCTTTCGGCCGGTAATCTATCTCCCCCGCATATGGTTTGAAGCACTGTCGGCAGAGGAACAGTCGGCCATCCTGATGCATGAACTCGCGCATGTGGCCGGACGCGATGTGTTCTGGAATCTGGTCACCCATCTGACCCAGGCGGTTTACTGGTTTCATCCACTGGCCTGGAGATTGCCGCACCGGCATCGTCTGGCCTGTGAGCATTTATCAGACGCGCAGGCCGCTGATGCCATCAGCAGTCTCAGTGAATATCGGCGTCTGCTGGCACACTGGGCTCTGCGGAGACAGGGAGCGGAATCCCGTCTGGCTGCGCTGGCGATGGCGGACCGTTCACAAATGCTGCGGCGGCTCAAGTGGCTCGAACGCCCGGCTGACGTCGATCGACTTCCGCTTGCCTGGCGGTATGGTTTTGGAATGCTCGCGTTCCTTTCTGCGGTCGTCGTGGCGACGGTTCACTTCAGTCCGCAGGTGCTTGCGCAAAAACCGGATGCCCCTCAGAAAGCAAAGCAGGCAGAAACGAAAGAGAAAACAGATAAACCCCAGGCAGAGAAAAAGAAACCGGCTGCCCGGAAGGTTCGAAAACCGGGGAAACCCGACATTAATCTGAAGCAGACATCGCCGAAAATCGTGAAAGTTGTCGACGAACAAGATCGGCCCATTGCCGGTGCCAAAGTTCGTGTTGGCTGGTGGGAAGATAATGAAGGGGACATGCTGGGGAAAATCACGATCAATCCTCCCGTCACGAATCAGAAGGGCGAGGTCACAATTCAGGTTCCCGAGGGAGCCGCCCGGGCACAGATCTCTGCCGAGGCTGAAGGCTATGCCAAAGCGGGCACGCAATATTCTCTCAACGGCAACCCAAAGTTGGTTCTGCAGCCGGGACGCATCATTCGCGTGAAAGCGGTCGATACTCAAGGCCAACTGCTGCCCGAGGCCTATCCCGTACTGGAAAACAATCGTGTGATCGGACGCGAGTTCAAACAGGACGCTCGGCGGCTCGGTTACTTTACTTCTCCGGTTGTCAAACTGGACCGCCGCTGGATGCGGGTTGTGGCCAGCAACGAAGACCGGCCGGTGCTCTTCAGTCACCTGATCGATGTCACTAATCCGGAACGCGTGGAAGAGGACGGTACGATTGTGGCGATTCTCGAACCAGGTATCCGGCTGGAGGGTCGCCTGGACGACTCAGTTCCCCGGCCGATTAAATACGGTTGTGTGGAGCTCTACATTAATGAAGGGCAGGACCATAAGATCGGTGGCGGCTGGACCTGGCAGCAGACTGCGCCCGTCAAAGAAGATGGGACGTTTGAATTCGATTCTCTGCCGACCGGGGGGCACGTACAGCTCTTCGCCCTGGTTGATGGTTATCAGTCGACGCGACCAACGCCCGAGGAATTGAAAAATTACCTGAAGCTGCATGACGCCGGGAAAGCTTCCGTCCTCGACAATGCCTTCGAACGACACGATGCCTTCTGGCCGCACCTGTTTCCGCTCACGCCGGGACTGTATAAGACCGAGGTGGAACTTCCCTGCACGCCAACTACGTCCCTGAATGTCAAAGTGGTCGACCCCATCGGCCAGCCAATCGAAGGCGCCGAAGTCAAATTCAATCCCAACGGGCTGTTTTTTGGAGGGAAGCTGTTTATTCCTGCCACGGAAGTCTGGTCGATGGCAAACCAAATCATCGCTCCTGATAAGGAGGCACGCAAGCAGCGCTTAGAGTGGGCACAAGAGACCTTTCTGCGCGTCAAAACCGATGCGGAGGGAATCGCCCGGGTCCGGAATCTACCCGCCGACGATCGGGAATCGTACAAGGTTACTGCGGACGGTTATCAGATGCCCGTCTATCCAACCTCTTCCCTCGACGATCCTGCGCGCTATGCGCTGATTGATCTCGCAGGTGGTCAGACGCTGCGACGAACGATTACCATGGAGAAGTATGTTCCCAGTTCGCCTCGAAAAATAATGGTTGTCAATCGTCAGGCGGAGCCGGTATCCGACATCAAAATTACCGTCAGTGAGATTGCATTTGAAAATGCCCCCGACGACTGGCAACTCTGGGCTTCACAGCGGTTTGGACCGCTGGCGACAGGGGAATCGGACAAGGACGGCAACGTCCAGTTACGTGTTCCCCTGGAAGTGAACGGAGAAGCGGTTTCCCGTTTGCGGATTACGATACAGGGACGCATCGAACAGAAAGGGCAGGACGCGTATGTGCAACGCAAACGCCTGATTATTCCCCGCGAAGCCGACGGGCGGGTGGTGGTGCTGACCAACTCAGATGAAAAACCAAAAGAAAAATATGCGTTCTATGATGTCGCGGTCGACTACCTGCAGTCTTCAGAACTGTTGAGCAACTCCCCGCAAGTATTGATTCAAAAGTTGCAGAAACAAGCGTCTCTGATCGTGTTGAAGCAGTTACTCTCTTTGAACGACTTCGAAGCTGCCACACCGCTAAAATTTACGAGCAAGTGGAACCTGGTAGGAACTGACAGTACCAGAAGATCGGAACGGGTCGCCATTACGACGCTTCCCACTGACCAGGGTGAGCGTGTGGTTGTACTCTGTGAAGTCCGTCCCCGTGGTGCCAGTTGGGACGTGAAACCGAAACAGCGATTTCCTCCCAAGGCAGCGTTTATTTTTAATCCGGAAGGTACGCTGATCCGAATGCTGGGTGGCTGGGCATCTTCCAGCGGCAGTTACAATAACCTGATGCTCTCTAACCTGGGTGGGGCCGACGATTATTTTATCTCGACCTCTGCGTTTGAACCGCACGGTCCCTTTGAATATATCCAGCGCTGGTACCAGCTCGGTAAGGAAGACAAACCGGCACTCACCTTTTATGGCTATGCGAATGCGACCGCCTGGAATGCCAAACCGGGCCCCTCAAAACCACTGGCCGAATTTGGTTATCTCGATTTGAAATTTAATGGCAGAGATATGGAACATCTTGTCTGCGGCGTGTTGCCCAATGGGACTCTGGCTCCCCGGATGCTGATCTGGGATGGTGTTCGCGATCAGTTCATCGCGCCAGTTCAGGAAAGTGTGGACGATAAACCTCTCTACAAGGTTGATCTCCAGAACTCGCATCAGTTCAAACCGCTTGAGGTGAAACCCGGCGAACTGGTTGTGGCCGGTGGTCGTCGCGACTTAAAAAACTGGCATGCCTGGAACTGCGTTATTCCGAAAGGTCAGACTGCCAGAGTGAGGTTGTTCTCTGTGGATGAATCCGGGGAGAAGCCGGTCGAGACAGAGTATTTCACCCGGGAACTTCCTGCCGGTCAGCATCATCTGCAACTGCAGTTAGCTGACGATGAGAAAGAGCAGAGCGAGTCAGCAGCAAATCTGTGGATTGATGATTCGGCGAAAGAGTCATTGACGGTTCCCCGTGTCCCTGTCGCCGACGTACCATCGGTCGCAGGTGTCCCCATCTCCCGCACAGGGAAAACAGAACTGGATCTGTTCAACCGCGCAACCACTCAGAAACAGCAACGCCTGATCTGGCGGATGGAACTGCAGGGAAAGTCCGCGGATTGATACACAGGACCAATATTAATTCCCGAACAATATAGTTGACACGTAAAGTATAACGGCATAGCATTCCCTTCGACGGGTCGAAGCGGCTGATCCTGCAGATGGCTCTCAGAGACAGACAGCCGCAGAATGGACTTTTTGCGAGGGGAATATCATGAGCGATTACGAGGTTTTGTTTCAGCCACTTACTGTAGGCGCGTTGACTCTACCCAACCGGATTCTCATGGCACCGCTCACACGGGCCCGGGCCACAGACCGTGTTCCCAACCCGTTAATGGTTGAGTACTACACGCAACGGGCCTCTGCCGGTCTGATTATTTCTGAAGCGACCGCCATCAGTGCCCAGGGTTACGGCTGGCACGGTGCCCCTGCGATGTACACCGACGAACAGGAAGCAGGCTGGCGTGAAGTCACCAGTGCCGTGCATGCCGCCGATGGTCGGATCTTCCTGCAACTCTGGCACATGGGACGGCAGTCGCATCCCGATTATCACAACGGTCAGTTGCCAGTCGCCCCCAGCCCGATCGCAGTTCAGGGGGATGCCCACACACCAACGGGGAAGCAGCCCTATGTTGTGCCGCGCGAGCTGAGCTTATCGGAAATCGACGCCATCTATGAAGACTATGCTACCGCCACCAAACGGGCACGTTCTGCAGGCTTTGATGGTGTGGAGATTCATGGCGCAAACGGCTACCTGATCGATCAGTTCCTGCGTGATTCTTCGAACCAGCGGACCGACGACTTTGGGGGCTCCATCGAGAATCGCATGCGTTTTCTGCAAGGGGTGATTGAAGCGGTGGTCGAGGCCTGGTCGGCAGACCGGACCGGGTTACGGCTCAGTCCAACGATGAACGATAAAGGGATGGGGGACAGCGATCCGATCGCGTTGTACTCACAGGTGGCTGAGGCACTGAATCAATATGAGCTGGCCTACGTCCATACTGCCGAAGCGATTCAGCCGGGG
This window harbors:
- a CDS encoding PSD1 and planctomycete cytochrome C domain-containing protein, yielding MVVSRRTITGLLCNCLIVCLYFTTVSHAADSPAVQKSVVYEDTVLPIFQKHCVKCHSQKNRKAEFDLSSTAGLLKGGESGAGLVAGQPEESLLYDYLHEELMPPEGETPLSKAEIETVRLWISGGLKFKAVPQSVAETRISQHDVIPILYRRCVMCHGPEYQEGGLDLRTKAAMLTGGNAGPTVITGQPDESPLVKYIVEKTCPPKAEISRAGIEPMPAAELETVKTWIAEGLNEDNKSEPFRLDQDPLVTTEDRQFWSFQPPQQVTPPAVKHQPLVKNPIDAFLLRKLEAADLSYAPEADKRTLIRRATYALTGLPPTQAEVQAFLADESPDAYEKLVDRLLASPRYGEKWGQFWLDLAGYADSEGKRSADLIRKYAYRYRDYVIQSFGEDKPYDVFLTEQLAGDELVDHQHTAEVTPELIEKLVATGFLRMAPDGTSANPVNRVTDRLEVISDELDVLYRSVLGLTMNCARCHSHKYDPIPQRDYYRSMAIFKGAYDEYDWMTPQPFSNQWKRARSRLLTLVPKEEQAAIDQHNAPIEAKIADVESKLKDKKLDKSEKKKLDKELKDLKSSLKTPEMIRALWDRGRPSPTYIYRRGDEMQPTRPVEPGPPSAIAEGISPYRIDPSLQTDEKTGRRLAFARWLTQPDHPLTSRVIVNRIWHKHFGTGLVKSIDNFGALGTPPSHPELLDWLAVEFVQQGWQFKKLHRLIMTSRAYRQSSSVTPELEKQDPENELLSRMPLRRLEAEELRDALIFTAGELDETKYGQPVAVEVRKDGLVTAKRSKDGWRRSVYVRHRRKEMPTFLEVFDLPQMNPNCTERKISNVVSQPLLLVNNKMVHELAVYFADRVRKQAGDDPAQQIKLAYQLAYQRPPAETELALALDSLKLLNPPADKDSEQDSRPADGFTEYCHVLLNSAEFLYID
- a CDS encoding DUF1501 domain-containing protein; this translates as MTVPPLQNELLTELSRRRFFDRMTDGLCGVALSSLLGQRAFGAETHRAKNLPENLQPRRPHFTPRATSVIHLCMQGGPSQVDLFDPKPALKKYHGQTAPRELTGNAVFETDRTGKLMQSPFEFKRHGKSGAWVSNALPHIAQEVDEMTIVRSMYNVHPNHEPAIYKMQSGQTFPGHPVLGSWVTYGLGNENQNLPAYVVLADPTNRLPVNNVDNWMSGYLSPLYQGTRMKSTGSPLLNLAPDYAHAEQVSRNKQQLLKQLDRMHQKQRPGQQELEARIQNYEMAANMQLEATETLDLAQETQETLAMYGIDQQETESFGRRCLLARRLVEKGVRFVQLYTRTQLWDNHSKIANSLQSACGQTDLPVAGLLKDLRQRGLLDSTLVLWGGEFGRLPTAQITNNAQMKLAGRDHGPYGFTAWMAGGGVKRGLVYGSTDEVGYASVENRVSIQDWHATILHLLGMDHERLVYQRNGLGERLTHQFETNVVHDIIA
- a CDS encoding glycerophosphodiester phosphodiesterase; the protein is MKFVYALLFALNLLTVLPAEEPSFLKNGVTAHRGNSVAWPENTIPAFESGILAGADWLELDIFLTKDGKLVVTHDKTTKRVGDQNREVADSTYAELKTIDVATDFRRRKQLTKTECPPQRMPLLEEVLLLVKQQNKTRVSLQPKADCVKEAVALVKRLKMEPWVGFNDGNLNFMTQVKQLAPEIPVFWDRGADTDIAADIKIARQRGFEALVLHHSGITPEKVQQIKAAGLEPGAWTVNDPDLMQQLLKQGVERIYTDDPSLLLELKNR
- a CDS encoding BlaI/MecI/CopY family transcriptional regulator, yielding MEQPNQNELEVLRLLWNKAPQKPGEIQESFGWEIDNGTLRSVLVSMVERGMLTRQREGRAYLYAPKLKRETHLRQMVRRLAEVFTGGSTGQLLMELAEKERLNPEELKQLKKIARGEK
- a CDS encoding M56 family metallopeptidase, which produces MDISELLLNTLLRLTLLLAVGWLILYSLSAVNPRWPVFWTRFLSVACLLFPLVCYFIPPLGLAILPPVETERTEAVVESAPDMKPPALTAQTESVSKTLTKETQTTLLVPQESPATEHSNPLPLKQEPEIAISSSTTPSGNVEPKEVISKTPPIPSTTAVHQQPASDKSSLSKSTWLALVWLAGMMVLLIRLSWQVRRATVLRKHSELVPDHIQQQCQSLADRLSIIGTPRVRYSTEIESPCTAGVFRPVIYLPRIWFEALSAEEQSAILMHELAHVAGRDVFWNLVTHLTQAVYWFHPLAWRLPHRHRLACEHLSDAQAADAISSLSEYRRLLAHWALRRQGAESRLAALAMADRSQMLRRLKWLERPADVDRLPLAWRYGFGMLAFLSAVVVATVHFSPQVLAQKPDAPQKAKQAETKEKTDKPQAEKKKPAARKVRKPGKPDINLKQTSPKIVKVVDEQDRPIAGAKVRVGWWEDNEGDMLGKITINPPVTNQKGEVTIQVPEGAARAQISAEAEGYAKAGTQYSLNGNPKLVLQPGRIIRVKAVDTQGQLLPEAYPVLENNRVIGREFKQDARRLGYFTSPVVKLDRRWMRVVASNEDRPVLFSHLIDVTNPERVEEDGTIVAILEPGIRLEGRLDDSVPRPIKYGCVELYINEGQDHKIGGGWTWQQTAPVKEDGTFEFDSLPTGGHVQLFALVDGYQSTRPTPEELKNYLKLHDAGKASVLDNAFERHDAFWPHLFPLTPGLYKTEVELPCTPTTSLNVKVVDPIGQPIEGAEVKFNPNGLFFGGKLFIPATEVWSMANQIIAPDKEARKQRLEWAQETFLRVKTDAEGIARVRNLPADDRESYKVTADGYQMPVYPTSSLDDPARYALIDLAGGQTLRRTITMEKYVPSSPRKIMVVNRQAEPVSDIKITVSEIAFENAPDDWQLWASQRFGPLATGESDKDGNVQLRVPLEVNGEAVSRLRITIQGRIEQKGQDAYVQRKRLIIPREADGRVVVLTNSDEKPKEKYAFYDVAVDYLQSSELLSNSPQVLIQKLQKQASLIVLKQLLSLNDFEAATPLKFTSKWNLVGTDSTRRSERVAITTLPTDQGERVVVLCEVRPRGASWDVKPKQRFPPKAAFIFNPEGTLIRMLGGWASSSGSYNNLMLSNLGGADDYFISTSAFEPHGPFEYIQRWYQLGKEDKPALTFYGYANATAWNAKPGPSKPLAEFGYLDLKFNGRDMEHLVCGVLPNGTLAPRMLIWDGVRDQFIAPVQESVDDKPLYKVDLQNSHQFKPLEVKPGELVVAGGRRDLKNWHAWNCVIPKGQTARVRLFSVDESGEKPVETEYFTRELPAGQHHLQLQLADDEKEQSESAANLWIDDSAKESLTVPRVPVADVPSVAGVPISRTGKTELDLFNRATTQKQQRLIWRMELQGKSAD